TCGACCTCGGTTCGAAAGATGCCGCAGCCCACAAGTTCCATGACGTCGCTCCCTGACGCCCGGGCGCGCGGCCCGGCGGGAAGAGCGGTTACCGGAGGGCGCGGGAGAGGATGGTGTCCGCCACGGCCTCGGCGCTGCGAAAAGGAAAATCGGCCGGCGTGAGCACCGTGCCCGCGTCGCCCGCACGAAGCCTGACTTCGCCCCACTGGCAGGTGGTGTCGGCCCCGTTGGGGAAGGCCGAGAGAAGCTCTTGCGGGCTTCCGATCGGAAAGCGCGCCCCCGCCAGGGCGCCTACGATCTGCTTCCTGAGCTCGGTCTTCACGTCCATCTCCATCCTCCTTCCGGTTTCCCCGGGGCGTTCGTCCCCCCGGGATGGAGAGACGTGGCCCGGGGCGCGGCGGTCCGGGCAGCGCCGGTCCACCCATGGGAAGGAGAATAGGAGACCAGGGAGAACGCGTCAGTAGCCGCGGCTACCAAGAGGTCGCTTTGCCCGAGGCGGGTTCGATTCGCGGGATGACGGGAACCCGAGAGGTAGGCACGAACTCACGGAACACCGTTCCCACGGCGTAGAGGGCAGACTCTACGGCTCCCTGCCGGGAGTCCATTGGTCAAATGGGCAACGTCCGGTCCCTTCGCGCGACGCGGATTCGGGCTTCCTGGGAGAGTCGGGGGTCTCCCGTGAGGAACCAGAGGAACGCGTGGGTGTCGAGGAGGAGCTTCATTCCTCGTACTCGCGGAAGTCTTCCAGCGGCTCGTCAAAGTCCTCCTTCATCTCGATGAGCCCCTTGGCA
The genomic region above belongs to Thermodesulfobacteriota bacterium and contains:
- a CDS encoding MTH865 family protein, which translates into the protein MDVKTELRKQIVGALAGARFPIGSPQELLSAFPNGADTTCQWGEVRLRAGDAGTVLTPADFPFRSAEAVADTILSRALR